One window of Triticum dicoccoides isolate Atlit2015 ecotype Zavitan chromosome 5A, WEW_v2.0, whole genome shotgun sequence genomic DNA carries:
- the LOC119301620 gene encoding putative serine protease HtrA isoform X1 has translation MRGAQLPAAPCRRASAIPLEQERLLQSAPAAIPDFPSTSLVQEMPRKNQECTRMGGGASTSKKRKASLQSNSNREDSPPPRDDLSRILRKSLLPRGYPMPSKITGGMRLVNTFELCFGNLDGYSEEHTSIKLLALSLCQSIVSLAAFKGQNRRFTCTGTIIQHTASSMSILTSASLIRSSEDESKILDKLEIKVRLPNGKLVVGKLWKYDFYYNIAVVNTKAFPEFHAACFHNEVPANVKFSQSKLVAIGRVFESGELMATGGTLLYKTCKFDCQQLMASTCKTTKAGIGGPIIDADGKFIGMSFYYKDGAPFLPITILQKCLKHFNEFGRVLQPWHGLRIGSLQAEKLRVREEVHDILPHAHGIYVQKVVSGSPSADSGIKAGDVITKLDDFALSNAQEFHELILEKAESAFRHGEGMHLTVSFLRPSSGSEFCATISAEVIDMSEQNMSSQNKSKQNSVRWPVPKTKWLYPDDERDADMMPLVRKCRRPGYVYEAPLMTDVSRYTRV, from the exons ATGCGAGGGGCGCAGCTCCCCGCCGCACCCTGTCGCCGCGCCTCTGCCATCCCACTCGAGCAGGAACGGCTTCTCCAATCTGCGCCGGCGGCAATCCCTGATTTCCCTTCCACCTCTCTG GTCCAGGAGATGCCTAGAAAGAATCAAGAATGTACACGCATGGGAGGAGGAGCAAGCACAAGTAAGAAGAGAAAGGCTTCTTTACAGTCCAACTCCAACCGAGAAG ATTCTCCGCCTCCGAGGGATG ACCTTTCACGCATATTACGCAAGAGCCTACTTCCCCGTGGTTATCCTATGCCATCTAAGATTACTG GGGGCATGCGCTTGGTGAATACATTTGAGCTCTGCTTTGGAAATTTAGATGGCTACAGTGAAGAGCACACCAGCATTAAGTTACTTGCTTTGAGCCTATGTCAGTCCATTGTCTCACTTGCTGCTTTTAAGG GTCAAAATAGACGGTTTACATGCACAGGCACAATCATCCAGCACACAGCATCCAGCATGAGCATTCTAACCTCTGCTAGCTTGATTAGATCCTCTGAAGATGAAAGTAAGATACTTGATAAACTGGAG ATTAAGGTGCGCCTGCCCAATGGCAAGCTCGTTGTAGGAAAACTGTGGAAATATGATTTTTATTATAATATTGCTGTTGTGAACACCAAGGCTTTTCCAGAATTTCATGCAGCATGCTTTCATAATGAAGTGCCAGCTAATGTCAAATTCTCCCAAAGTAAACTGGTAGCTATTGGACGAGTTTTTGAATCTGGAGAACTAATGGCTACAGGTGGGACACTGCTGTACAAAACTTGCAAATTCGATTGCCAGCAACTCATGGCATCTACatgtaagaccacaaag GCTGGAATTGGGGGCCCCATTATTGATGCTGATGGAAAATTCATAGGCATGAGCTTTTATTATAAGGATGGAGCTCCTTTCTTACCAATCACTATCCTCCAGAAATGCTTAAAGCACTTCAATGAATTTGG GAGAGTTCTGCAGCCATGGCATGGTCTGAGGATTGGATCACTTCAAGCTGAAAAATTGCGTGTCCGTGAAGAAGTACATGACATCTTACCCCATGCACATGGCATTTACGTACAGAAG GTTGTGAGTGGATCCCCATCAGCAGATTCTGGAATCAAAGCGGGTGATGTAATTACCAAGCTTGATGACTTTGCGCTATCCAATGCACAAGAG TTCCATGAGCTGATTTTGGAGAAGGCAGAGAGTGCTTTTCGACATGGTGAAGGAATGCATCTTACG GTATCTTTCCTAAGGCCAAGCAGTGGCTCTGAGTTCTGTGCAACTATCAGTGCTGAAGTTATTGACATGAGCGAACAAAACATGAGCAGTCAAAACAAGAGCAAGCAAAACAG TGTTAGATGGCCGGTACCCAAGACGAAGTGGCTATATCCAGATGACGAACGTGATGCTGATATGATGCCCCTTGTTCGAAAGTGTCGTCGACCTGGCTATGTATATG AGGCCCCCTTGATGACTGACGTATCTAGATACACAAGGGTCTAA
- the LOC119301620 gene encoding putative serine protease HtrA isoform X2 — protein sequence MRGAQLPAAPCRRASAIPLEQERLLQSAPAAIPDFPSTSLVQEMPRKNQECTRMGGGASTSKKRKASLQSNSNREDSPPPRDDLSRILRKSLLPRGYPMPSKITGGMRLVNTFELCFGNLDGYSEEHTSIKLLALSLCQSIVSLAAFKGQNRRFTCTGTIIQHTASSMSILTSASLIRSSEDESKILDKLEIKVRLPNGKLVVGKLWKYDFYYNIAVVNTKAFPEFHAACFHNEVPANVKFSQSKLVAIGRVFESGELMATGGTLLYKTCKFDCQQLMASTCKTTKAGIGGPIIDADGKFIGMSFYYKDGAPFLPITILQKCLKHFNEFGRVLQPWHGLRIGSLQAEKLRVREEVHDILPHAHGIYVQKVVSGSPSADSGIKAGDVITKLDDFALSNAQEFHELILEKAESAFRHGEGMHLTVSFLRPSSGSEFCATISAEVIDMSEQNMSSQNKSKQNRWPVPKTKWLYPDDERDADMMPLVRKCRRPGYVYEAPLMTDVSRYTRV from the exons ATGCGAGGGGCGCAGCTCCCCGCCGCACCCTGTCGCCGCGCCTCTGCCATCCCACTCGAGCAGGAACGGCTTCTCCAATCTGCGCCGGCGGCAATCCCTGATTTCCCTTCCACCTCTCTG GTCCAGGAGATGCCTAGAAAGAATCAAGAATGTACACGCATGGGAGGAGGAGCAAGCACAAGTAAGAAGAGAAAGGCTTCTTTACAGTCCAACTCCAACCGAGAAG ATTCTCCGCCTCCGAGGGATG ACCTTTCACGCATATTACGCAAGAGCCTACTTCCCCGTGGTTATCCTATGCCATCTAAGATTACTG GGGGCATGCGCTTGGTGAATACATTTGAGCTCTGCTTTGGAAATTTAGATGGCTACAGTGAAGAGCACACCAGCATTAAGTTACTTGCTTTGAGCCTATGTCAGTCCATTGTCTCACTTGCTGCTTTTAAGG GTCAAAATAGACGGTTTACATGCACAGGCACAATCATCCAGCACACAGCATCCAGCATGAGCATTCTAACCTCTGCTAGCTTGATTAGATCCTCTGAAGATGAAAGTAAGATACTTGATAAACTGGAG ATTAAGGTGCGCCTGCCCAATGGCAAGCTCGTTGTAGGAAAACTGTGGAAATATGATTTTTATTATAATATTGCTGTTGTGAACACCAAGGCTTTTCCAGAATTTCATGCAGCATGCTTTCATAATGAAGTGCCAGCTAATGTCAAATTCTCCCAAAGTAAACTGGTAGCTATTGGACGAGTTTTTGAATCTGGAGAACTAATGGCTACAGGTGGGACACTGCTGTACAAAACTTGCAAATTCGATTGCCAGCAACTCATGGCATCTACatgtaagaccacaaag GCTGGAATTGGGGGCCCCATTATTGATGCTGATGGAAAATTCATAGGCATGAGCTTTTATTATAAGGATGGAGCTCCTTTCTTACCAATCACTATCCTCCAGAAATGCTTAAAGCACTTCAATGAATTTGG GAGAGTTCTGCAGCCATGGCATGGTCTGAGGATTGGATCACTTCAAGCTGAAAAATTGCGTGTCCGTGAAGAAGTACATGACATCTTACCCCATGCACATGGCATTTACGTACAGAAG GTTGTGAGTGGATCCCCATCAGCAGATTCTGGAATCAAAGCGGGTGATGTAATTACCAAGCTTGATGACTTTGCGCTATCCAATGCACAAGAG TTCCATGAGCTGATTTTGGAGAAGGCAGAGAGTGCTTTTCGACATGGTGAAGGAATGCATCTTACG GTATCTTTCCTAAGGCCAAGCAGTGGCTCTGAGTTCTGTGCAACTATCAGTGCTGAAGTTATTGACATGAGCGAACAAAACATGAGCAGTCAAAACAAGAGCAAGCAAAACAG ATGGCCGGTACCCAAGACGAAGTGGCTATATCCAGATGACGAACGTGATGCTGATATGATGCCCCTTGTTCGAAAGTGTCGTCGACCTGGCTATGTATATG AGGCCCCCTTGATGACTGACGTATCTAGATACACAAGGGTCTAA